CGCTCGCCGAGAGCCCGGCACCGCGGGAGGAGCCGGTAGCTGCGTGGGGCCTCGAGCTGCAGCTGGTGCCGCTGCCACACCGGCTCGAGCCGGGCGGTGCGTTCGTAGGGCGGGTGCGCGAGCGGGCAGTGCTGGATGGCGCACTACGGGCAGTGCGGGCTGAGGGTCGCCGTCGGGTTGTGCTGGTCAGCGGCGAGCCCGGGATCGGGAAGACCGCGTTGACGACGGAGATCGCGGGCTCGGCGCGCCGCGAAGGCGCGGTCGTGCTCTATGGGCGCTGCGACGAGGACCTCGGCATCCCGTACCAGCCGTGGATCGAAGCGCTCGCCCATCTCGTTCGCCATGCCCCCGAGGAGCTGCTGAGCGCACATGTCGCAGCGCGCGGCGGTGTGCTCGTCCGTCTCGTCCCCGAGCTCGGGCACAGGGTGGGTGCGACTCCGCCGGTGTCCAGCGATCCTGAGGCGGAGCGCTACCTCGTGTTCGGCGCGGTGGTCGACCTGCTCGAGCGCGTCTCGAATGCGGCTCCGGTGGTGCTCGTACTCGACGACCTGCACTGGGCCGACCTCCCGTCGCTTCAACTGCTCCACCATGTGGTCGGTGCCGACGCCGCCGCGCTGCGGGTGCTCGTGACGGCGACGTACCGCGACACCGACGTCGCCGACGACCACCCGCTCGCGGCGGCGCTCGCCTCGCTGTACCGAGAACCCGGCATCGAACGGATCGACGTCGCCGGCCTCGACGACATCGGAGTGGTCGAGCTGTTGGAGGCCATCGCAGGCCACGAGATGGGTGACGACGGCATCGAGCTCGCCCGACTGGTCAGGCGCGAGACGGGTGGCAATCCCTTCTTCGTTGCCGAGGTGCTCCGGCATCTCGCGGAGAGTGGCGTCATTCGCCAGGAGGACGGGCGTTGGGTGGCGAAGGTCGACTTCTCGTCGATCTGGCTGCCCGAGAGTGTGCGCGAGGTGGTGGACCAGCGTGTGCGGCGACTCGGCGACGACGCTCACCGCACTCTGACGGTCGCGTCGGTCATCGGGCGCGACTTCGACCTCGGCCTGTTGGCGCGCGCCGCCGAACGCGACGAGGACGACGTTCTCGACACGCTCGAACAGGCGGCGGCGGCGGCGGTCGTGTCCGAGGTACACGGCCGATCGGAGCGGTTCACGTTCACGCACGCTTTGTTCCAGCACACCCTCTACGACGCGCTGTCGGCGAGTCGGCGCGCCCGTGCCCACCGCCGGATCGGCGAGCTTCTCGAAGCTGAGTGGGGCGACGACCCCGGTGACCGCATCGGCGAGCTGGCGTATCACTGGATCTCGGCGGGCACGCCGGCCGAGGCCGACAAGGCAGCCGGCTACGCCCACCGGGCGGGAGAGCACGCGCTCGACGCTCTCGCGCCTGACGAGGCGATCCGCTGGTTCCGTCAAGCGTTGGAGCTCCTCGACGCTGAACCGGACCACGGTGACCACCAGCGCCTCGAGGTCGCCATCGGCTTGGGCGACGCGCAACGCCAGGCGGGTGATCCCGGGTACCGCGAGACCTTGCTCGACGCAGCCGCGGAGGCGACGCGCCTCGGCGACACGGATCGCCTCGTCATCGCCGCGTTGGCCAATCAGCGGGGCGGGTGGGCGAGCAACACCGGGGCGATCGACGCCGAACGGATCGCGACGCTCGAGCAGGCGTTGAACGCGCTGGGCGGAGGTGACAGCCGGGCGCGCGCGTGGCTGCTCGCGACGCTTGCGTCAGAGCTCACTTTCAGCGGGGACCTCGATCGGCGGCGGGTGCTGGCGGCCGACGCGGAGTCGATGGTCCGCCGCCTCGAGGACGACGCCGCGCTCCTGCGGGTCCTCAACCTGACGTTCGTTCCGCTCTGGGTGCCCGATGGCTTCGCCCGAAGTGTCGCGGCGTCCGAGGAAGCGCTGATGCTCGCGGAGCGGGTCGGCGATCCGGTCGCTCGGTTCGGTGCTGCCCAGATCCGTCTCTTTGCCATGGCGTCCAGCGCAGACCGCGCGGGCATCGACACGGCGATGGAGCTGATGGAGTCGCTCGCGGCCGACATCGGCCAGCCCTACCTCAGCTGGCTCGTGACCTACGAGCGATGCTGGCAGGTCCTGCTGGCCGGCGACGCAGACGAAGCCGAGCGCCTGGCCACCGACGCGCTGAAGATCGGCGCGGACAGCGGGCAGCCCGACGCCCTGACCGTGTACGGCGCCACCCTGCTCAACATTCGTTGGCACCAGGGCCGCACCGAGGAGATGCTGCCCCTGATCGAACAGGCCGCCGCCGAGAACCCCGATATACCTGCGTTCCAGGCCGTCTACGCGCAGATCCTCTGCGAGTGCGGGCGCATCGAGGAATCCCGGCCGTTGCTCGCAACAGCGCGCGGCGCCAACTTCCATCACGCGGCGTACGACTACATCTGGCTCACGAACACGGCGTGCTGGGGAGAGACCGCGGCATGGCTCGGCGACACCTCCGCCGCGGGCCTCCTCTTCGAGCGGCTTACGCCATACGAGCCCCAGGGTGTCATGAGCGGCGCGACCTTCACGGGCACGGTCGGGATGTACCTCGCCCGGCTCGCCGTGGTGCTCGACCTCCACGACGACGCCGACAATCTGTTCCAACGGGCCGACGTACAGGCGCGCGCACTCGGTGCGCCATTCCTTCAGGCCCGCAACCAGGTCGAGTGGGCCCGGCTGCTCAGCACGCGAGCGACCGATGCCGACCTGCGCCGCGCTCGGGAGCTGCTGGACGACGCGGTGACGACGGCCGCAACCTATGGGTGCGCGGGCGTCGTGCGTTGTGCGAATGAGCTCGCGGCCTCGATGCCCTGATTTCGTGCAGCTGATGAGAGTTCCTAGTGAGGGCCTTGAGCCGGCTCCTCACTGTGTGACATACCACTCGCGATCCACGGAGCAACCAGCAGCCTGAGCGTCGGGTCATACGCCGTTGCAATTGGCACACCGGCCACGCTGAGCGTCCCATCGTTCTCGTCGTAGCTGTTTGCAGACCATTCCTGGTCGACGAGCCGCTCCTCGTCCATCCCCGCCCAGTGGCGGAGATGCCACGACGACCCAGGCGCGTAGCCCGCCTGTTTGATCCGATTACCCTTTTCAGCCTTCACAAGGAGCGCCGATCTCGACCGGAGCGGAGCGTGCAAGCAACGAATCTTCGTCGTCATGTGACCTGCGTACTCCTCTTTCGCCACTCGATGTGCTCCCGGGGTCAGGCTCACATCGGCGGCAGCTCGAAACAGCACTCGCGTGAACTGTTCGAGTTCCACATATGACGCGGCCCCCGAGGTCATCAGGGCCTCGGCCCGCGTCGACGGGCCTATGGTCGTGGCCGCGCGCCGTGTCATCGTCAGGAGTTCTGAGGGTGAGGGCGTCGATTGACCACGTCGTTGAATGAAGGGACTGCCCCGAGTTTGGTTGCCTCAAGCCGTGTCGGAGGGGGGACACACCGCTTGACCCCACGAGGCATGCTGTAGACTATGCAGCACTCAGTCGACGAGGCGTTGCTGTCGGCCCAGCAGGATCACTGGGTGGCGACGTTTGCGGCCAACAGCGATATGTACGGTACCGATCCCAGCGAGTCAGCGGTCGCGGCTGCCGATCTCTTCGCAAACAACGGCATCACCGCCGTCGTGGAGCTCGGTGCCGGACAGGGGCGCGACACCCTCTACTTCGCCGAGCGGGGCTTCCACGTCCACGCTCTCGACTACGCATCCGAGGCCGTCGAGGCGATCCGGGCAAAGACGGAGGAGGCAGGCGTCGCCGAGCGGGTGACGGTTGAGCACCACGACGTACGCGAAGCGATGCCCTTCGCGGACGACGAGGTCGATGCCTGCTATTCGCACATGCTGTTCTGTATGGCGCTGACCACACCCGAATTGGAGCGCCTGTCAGCAGAAGTCCGGCGCGTCGTGCGGCCAGGCGGGCTGGTCGTCTACACCGCCCGTACGACGGCGGACGCCCATTGCGGCACCGGCATCCCACGCGGCGAAGACATGTACGAGCATGGCGGGTTCATCGTCCATTTCTTCGACCGGGCACTCATCGACAAGTTGGCCTCCGCGTTCGAACTGGTCGAGGTGGCCGAGTTCGTCGAAGGCGACCTGCCCCGCCGACTCGCGCGCGTGACGATGCGCGTTCCAGAGGCTTGACGAGACGCTCGGTTCGGTGTCGGAGGAGGGACTTGACGCTCAGCGCTACGCGGTCCGATTGACCCGGCTTGTCGAGTTCGCCGCCTGAAGTCGCCCCACAGGTAGCCTTGAGGACATGAGCAGCGGCGCATCGCCGGTGGTGGATCCGATTCGTCGACCGCATTTGGATCGGGTGGACCCAGCGTTTCGAGCGATCATCGAACGCGACCTTGAGCATTGCGCCGCGCTCCTCGAGTTCCTCCGGGATCATTGAGGTTCCCCACCCTCGACGAAGTCATCGCGTGCAACGAGCTCGTACGCGAGCCTGACGAGGCATCACCCAGCGCAGACGATGATGATCTCGACCTCGTAGCCAGCGCGCTCGAACGTGCTCGTGCGATCAAGGAGTCAGTCGATGCTGCGGCGACGCTTCTCTTCGAGATCACCTCTGCTCAGGGATTCTTCGAAGGGAACAAGCGGACCGCGGTGTTGATCGCGCGGTGGTTCCTGACCATCAACACGGACCGCGATCCGGACGACCTCATCCGACCCGACGACCGAGAGCTCGGTGCTCTCCTAGTTCGAGCGGCACGCGGCGAGGACGTCGAACATGAAGTGATCGAATTGCTCCGTCACCGAGCTTGAGAGGTCACGTCGGATTGTCCACAACCCGACTTGAACCCCCACGTGTCGGAGGGGCGACTTGCGGCTTGAGGCAACTCCCCTTCTCGTACTCACCGTCTCGCTGGCCGCGTGACACAAGCACAGACGACCGACTCGGCGCGTGACATTCGGGCTGACCAGCGACGTGAAGCAAGCCGGTCACTGTCTCACGCGACGTGGATCATCAGTGCATGCCCAAAGAAGGGTCCCGGGTCTGTCAGTGTCGGCGCTGCCGAGGGGTCTTCAACGGTGCGCACGCGGTTCAGTATGTCTGGGAGTCGGTCTTTGGGTCGTGCGCCGTCCCCGTCGTCGCAGGCGTGTACGCACTCACCGATGGCTTCGTTCGTGCGGGATGGGTCTACTGGCGCGACGAGCCCGATGGCCCCTTCCCG
This genomic window from Acidimicrobiia bacterium contains:
- a CDS encoding class I SAM-dependent methyltransferase; its protein translation is MQHSVDEALLSAQQDHWVATFAANSDMYGTDPSESAVAAADLFANNGITAVVELGAGQGRDTLYFAERGFHVHALDYASEAVEAIRAKTEEAGVAERVTVEHHDVREAMPFADDEVDACYSHMLFCMALTTPELERLSAEVRRVVRPGGLVVYTARTTADAHCGTGIPRGEDMYEHGGFIVHFFDRALIDKLASAFELVEVAEFVEGDLPRRLARVTMRVPEA
- a CDS encoding Fic family protein, which produces MRFPTLDEVIACNELVREPDEASPSADDDDLDLVASALERARAIKESVDAAATLLFEITSAQGFFEGNKRTAVLIARWFLTINTDRDPDDLIRPDDRELGALLVRAARGEDVEHEVIELLRHRA
- a CDS encoding AAA family ATPase, whose product is MPGGGTGRVVTATVLFVDLAGSTAQRVALGDDAADHLTAACDRLSRAAVTMHDGRVVKGTGDGLMAVFSAASDAVAAAVAIHQAAEYHNRGVDQPRHLAIRIGCSAGDVQVVAGDCHGTPVVEAARLEAVATVGEIWVSDLVRSLVGSRGTYSFESVGAFELKGLAEPLTAHRVPWEPLAESPAPREEPVAAWGLELQLVPLPHRLEPGGAFVGRVRERAVLDGALRAVRAEGRRRVVLVSGEPGIGKTALTTEIAGSARREGAVVLYGRCDEDLGIPYQPWIEALAHLVRHAPEELLSAHVAARGGVLVRLVPELGHRVGATPPVSSDPEAERYLVFGAVVDLLERVSNAAPVVLVLDDLHWADLPSLQLLHHVVGADAAALRVLVTATYRDTDVADDHPLAAALASLYREPGIERIDVAGLDDIGVVELLEAIAGHEMGDDGIELARLVRRETGGNPFFVAEVLRHLAESGVIRQEDGRWVAKVDFSSIWLPESVREVVDQRVRRLGDDAHRTLTVASVIGRDFDLGLLARAAERDEDDVLDTLEQAAAAAVVSEVHGRSERFTFTHALFQHTLYDALSASRRARAHRRIGELLEAEWGDDPGDRIGELAYHWISAGTPAEADKAAGYAHRAGEHALDALAPDEAIRWFRQALELLDAEPDHGDHQRLEVAIGLGDAQRQAGDPGYRETLLDAAAEATRLGDTDRLVIAALANQRGGWASNTGAIDAERIATLEQALNALGGGDSRARAWLLATLASELTFSGDLDRRRVLAADAESMVRRLEDDAALLRVLNLTFVPLWVPDGFARSVAASEEALMLAERVGDPVARFGAAQIRLFAMASSADRAGIDTAMELMESLAADIGQPYLSWLVTYERCWQVLLAGDADEAERLATDALKIGADSGQPDALTVYGATLLNIRWHQGRTEEMLPLIEQAAAENPDIPAFQAVYAQILCECGRIEESRPLLATARGANFHHAAYDYIWLTNTACWGETAAWLGDTSAAGLLFERLTPYEPQGVMSGATFTGTVGMYLARLAVVLDLHDDADNLFQRADVQARALGAPFLQARNQVEWARLLSTRATDADLRRARELLDDAVTTAATYGCAGVVRCANELAASMP